A single Gammaproteobacteria bacterium DNA region contains:
- a CDS encoding cupin domain-containing protein, with protein MFLRSTDIQALPEEAKRHFLNSKATRHTKSLGDAAGLKNLGVHWVRVEAGDDSTEFHVHHYEEECVYIIAGTATAILGDESFSVMAGDFIAYPCNGVPHKIVNHSSEPLIYLLVGERRAHDISDYPAAGKRLYRNTGRWDLVDLMAIDDPRKKLPR; from the coding sequence ATGTTTTTGCGCAGTACCGATATTCAAGCATTGCCGGAAGAAGCGAAACGGCATTTTTTAAATAGCAAAGCGACGCGTCATACAAAATCTTTGGGTGATGCGGCAGGTCTTAAAAATCTAGGCGTACACTGGGTGCGTGTAGAAGCAGGTGATGATAGTACCGAGTTTCATGTGCATCATTATGAAGAAGAGTGTGTATATATTATTGCAGGCACTGCTACCGCTATTTTAGGTGATGAAAGCTTTTCGGTTATGGCGGGTGATTTTATTGCTTATCCTTGTAACGGCGTGCCGCATAAAATAGTCAATCACAGCAGCGAGCCTTTGATTTATTTATTAGTCGGCGAACGTCGCGCGCATGACATTTCTGATTATCCGGCTGCGGGTAAACGGTTGTATCGCAATACAGGTCGTTGGGACTTAGTTGATCTAATGGCCATAGATGATCCACGTAAGAAATTACCGCGTTAA
- a CDS encoding response regulator → MSTTGVWFSDVWMTVFDLVVIICVTVAVSVVLRYRRQFEDTSGFYIILLGLCSFSFKHIIDVCSIWMLPWWFTPAEAAHITNSIRAYVIGFFALFGIICVSIGVVFLTRNLLGQQRRLLMAKQSSELLSHFLQSVMDGIAEPIMVVNRNLEITLCNRAACELWGCEPGQQGLRLSDLMVADESWRRKLLDGVLFQYAELRSVELVVKNAKGDLLPMIFSAAILQDVNDGVQQDGRVVDNALCVCVLYDVSAYKAVEQERLTLERQLRQSQKMEALGVLAGGVAHDFNNILGIIVGSNELLQLSMSNNEEGRHYAEQIRQACDRASNLIRQILAFSRRSAEKHEAFSPQAVLRETLETLRATLPANIDIRVDAHVDKARVHGDANQFQQILLNLCTNALHAMEANGGLLEITLVALPAGVTPLAKNKARQVLEMRVSDTGEGINAEDLARIFDPFFTTKPRGKGTGLGLSVVHGIVEQHQGAIKVESERGAGTTFHIYFPITHDSAVAILIETMDVAPATGDGHILVVDDEEDLAVLYQDYLQNLGYVVTAYTDPREALIAFQKNPAGFDLVFTDQTMPGMIGMDFVNRVRRIRADMPVIIATGYSHLLSMDTIELLGMAQFLQKPVSLKQLAKVVAELLLSHNQQH, encoded by the coding sequence ATGAGCACGACCGGTGTCTGGTTTTCTGATGTGTGGATGACTGTTTTTGACCTGGTCGTGATCATCTGCGTCACCGTTGCGGTGAGTGTGGTCTTGCGTTATCGCCGTCAATTTGAAGACACTAGTGGGTTTTATATTATTTTGCTGGGTCTTTGTAGTTTCTCTTTTAAACATATCATTGATGTTTGCAGTATCTGGATGTTGCCCTGGTGGTTTACGCCAGCTGAAGCTGCGCACATTACTAATTCCATTCGCGCTTACGTCATTGGTTTTTTTGCTTTGTTCGGCATTATCTGCGTTTCTATTGGTGTGGTTTTTTTAACGCGCAATCTATTAGGTCAGCAGCGACGATTGTTAATGGCAAAACAATCATCAGAACTATTGAGCCATTTTTTGCAAAGCGTCATGGACGGCATTGCTGAACCGATTATGGTAGTGAATCGAAATTTAGAAATTACCTTATGTAATCGAGCAGCCTGTGAATTGTGGGGTTGCGAACCTGGGCAGCAAGGTTTGCGCTTGTCAGATTTGATGGTCGCTGATGAAAGTTGGCGCAGAAAATTACTGGATGGCGTGTTGTTTCAATATGCTGAGTTACGCAGTGTTGAGTTAGTCGTAAAAAATGCTAAAGGTGATTTATTGCCAATGATATTTTCAGCGGCAATATTGCAAGATGTAAACGATGGTGTTCAACAAGATGGACGCGTAGTTGATAATGCGTTGTGTGTTTGTGTTTTATATGATGTTTCTGCGTATAAAGCCGTTGAACAAGAGCGTTTAACATTAGAGCGACAATTGCGGCAATCGCAGAAGATGGAAGCATTGGGTGTGCTCGCTGGTGGCGTTGCGCATGACTTTAATAATATTTTAGGCATCATTGTCGGCAGTAATGAGTTGCTGCAATTGTCTATGAGTAATAATGAAGAAGGCCGTCATTATGCAGAACAAATTCGCCAAGCGTGTGATCGAGCTAGTAATTTAATTAGACAAATTCTTGCGTTTAGTCGTCGGAGTGCGGAAAAGCATGAAGCGTTTTCGCCACAAGCGGTGTTGCGCGAAACCTTAGAAACATTGCGCGCCACTTTACCGGCCAATATTGATATTCGTGTTGATGCGCATGTTGATAAAGCGCGCGTGCATGGTGATGCAAATCAATTTCAGCAAATTTTATTAAATTTATGCACCAATGCTTTGCATGCCATGGAAGCAAATGGCGGCTTGCTTGAAATAACCTTAGTTGCGTTACCGGCGGGTGTGACACCGCTGGCAAAAAATAAAGCGCGACAAGTATTGGAAATGCGCGTCAGTGATACCGGCGAAGGTATTAATGCTGAAGATTTAGCACGTATTTTCGATCCCTTTTTTACAACTAAACCGCGCGGCAAAGGTACGGGACTTGGTTTGTCGGTCGTGCATGGTATTGTCGAGCAGCACCAAGGTGCCATTAAAGTAGAAAGTGAACGCGGTGCGGGTACTACTTTCCATATTTATTTTCCGATCACGCATGATAGTGCGGTGGCTATTTTAATTGAAACCATGGATGTGGCGCCGGCGACCGGTGATGGCCATATTTTGGTGGTGGATGACGAAGAAGATTTGGCCGTGTTGTATCAAGATTATTTGCAAAATTTAGGTTATGTGGTCACGGCGTACACTGATCCGCGTGAAGCCTTGATCGCATTTCAAAAAAATCCTGCGGGTTTCGATTTGGTGTTTACGGATCAAACGATGCCGGGCATGATCGGAATGGATTTTGTTAATCGAGTGCGCCGTATTCGTGCCGATATGCCAGTAATTATTGCGACTGGTTATAGTCATTTATTAAGTATGGATACGATAGAATTGTTAGGCATGGCGCAGTTTTTGCAAAAACCCGTGTCGTTAAAACAATTAGCTAAAGTAGTAGCAGAGTTGTTGCTTAGTCATAATCAGCAGCATTAA